In Candidatus Alcyoniella australis, one DNA window encodes the following:
- a CDS encoding Hsp20/alpha crystallin family protein encodes MSIIRWNNNDLDWPARTLSSLLGDPFLSGPLSNGSSLLPTDIHHSEHEIVLTSEVPGLTKEEIEISVENDILTISGEKTGESQSNEQNCYCSERSYGKFERRFVLPQSVDRDKITAEVHNGLLSLTLPISEKAKPRSIEVKVS; translated from the coding sequence ATGTCAATCATCAGATGGAATAATAACGACCTGGACTGGCCCGCCAGGACTCTTTCGAGCCTGCTTGGCGATCCGTTCCTCTCCGGACCTCTGAGCAACGGCAGCTCCTTGCTGCCCACCGACATCCATCACAGCGAGCACGAGATCGTGCTCACATCCGAGGTGCCCGGCCTGACCAAAGAGGAAATCGAGATCAGCGTTGAGAACGACATCCTGACCATCAGCGGCGAGAAAACCGGCGAGTCGCAGAGCAACGAACAGAACTGTTACTGCTCGGAACGTTCCTACGGTAAATTCGAGCGCCGGTTCGTGCTCCCCCAGAGCGTCGACCGCGATAAGATCACGGCCGAGGTTCACAACGGTTTGCTGAGCTTGACCCTGCCGATAAGCGAAAAAGCCAAGCCGCGATCGATCGAGGTCAAAGTCAGCTAA
- the carA gene encoding glutamine-hydrolyzing carbamoyl-phosphate synthase small subunit: MGNGKAILALADGRIFQGTAFGARGEAVGEVVFNTSMTGYQEILTDPSYAGQMVCMTYPLIGNYGINSEDVESTTPQVQALIVREASTHPSSWRNRGSLGDYLVQHGIVGIEGIDTRALTRHIRDCGAQTGVVSSIDPDAQSLVKKAHDAPTIEGVDLVQGVTCRSPYMWNQGDWSIARSYENYPRGVANEPQFKRTYKVVAYDFGIKFNILRLLTAAGCELTVVPAAFDAERVLAMEPDGIFLSNGPGDPSAVPYAAQAVRRFIEAGIPLFGICLGHQILGLALGGKTYKLKFGHHGGNHPVMDLTTNKVEITAQNHGFAVDVESLQGLAELTHVNLNDQTVEGMQLTGRPVFSVQYHPEASPGPHDPSYLFARFIENMRREKDA; this comes from the coding sequence ATGGGTAATGGCAAGGCAATTCTGGCTCTGGCCGACGGCCGGATCTTCCAGGGCACAGCCTTCGGCGCCCGGGGCGAGGCCGTGGGCGAGGTGGTGTTCAACACCAGCATGACCGGCTACCAAGAGATCCTCACCGACCCCAGCTACGCCGGACAGATGGTCTGCATGACCTACCCCTTGATCGGCAATTACGGGATCAACTCCGAGGACGTCGAATCAACCACGCCCCAGGTGCAGGCGCTGATCGTGCGCGAGGCCTCGACCCATCCCTCCAGTTGGCGCAACCGCGGCAGCCTGGGAGACTACCTAGTCCAGCACGGAATCGTGGGCATCGAGGGCATCGACACCCGAGCGCTGACCAGGCACATCCGCGATTGCGGCGCCCAGACCGGCGTGGTCTCGAGCATCGACCCTGACGCGCAGAGCCTGGTGAAAAAGGCCCACGACGCGCCGACCATCGAGGGCGTCGATCTGGTCCAGGGAGTCACCTGCCGCTCGCCCTACATGTGGAACCAGGGCGACTGGAGCATCGCCCGCAGCTACGAGAATTACCCACGCGGCGTGGCCAACGAACCGCAGTTCAAACGTACCTATAAGGTCGTGGCCTACGATTTCGGCATCAAGTTCAACATTCTGCGCCTGTTGACCGCCGCGGGCTGCGAGCTGACCGTGGTGCCCGCCGCTTTTGACGCCGAGCGCGTCCTGGCCATGGAGCCCGACGGAATTTTCCTCTCCAACGGCCCGGGCGACCCGTCGGCCGTGCCTTATGCGGCCCAGGCCGTGCGACGTTTTATCGAGGCCGGCATCCCGCTGTTCGGCATCTGCCTGGGCCACCAGATTCTCGGGCTGGCTTTGGGCGGCAAGACCTACAAGCTCAAGTTCGGCCATCACGGCGGCAACCACCCGGTAATGGACCTGACCACTAATAAGGTCGAGATCACCGCCCAGAATCACGGGTTCGCCGTGGACGTGGAGAGCTTGCAGGGGCTGGCCGAGCTGACCCACGTCAACCTCAACGACCAGACGGTCGAGGGCATGCAGCTCACCGGACGTCCGGTGTTCTCA